In the genome of Arachis stenosperma cultivar V10309 chromosome 6, arast.V10309.gnm1.PFL2, whole genome shotgun sequence, the window tagaaaTTGCACCAACCGGAGAAGATGAGGATGAGTCTGGTGTGGATTCAGATTAAGCATGGTGGTTGATTGGCTGTTtggtttttatttgttttaaagtGACTGTTGTGGTTTAAAGtgtgtttatttttgttgttttgctAGACATTTATAATTGcctttgttttatatttaattaagttGAATTTGTACTGGATTTGGATGTGATATACTCTTGTTATTTTGGTTTATTGAAggttttaaactttattttatgatattttaaattctatttattAGGTataaaaaaaccgaaaaaaccgaccgaaccaaaccgctgttggttcggttcggttcggttcggttgtCCAGAAAACAGCCAACCGAATGGTTGATATTAACGTTCAACCGATCAGGTCGGTTCGGTTTGTTTTCGgtccaaaaccgaaccaaaccgaaccgatTACACCCCTAGTCGCAGCTGATTGAGGTTCTCTGGGTTCTTGATCTTAGGAATTAAGACCACTGTTGTCTCGCTTACTTCTTTAGGTATATACCCACTATTAAAAAATTCCTTCATTATCGCACACATGTCGTTCTTAATGATCTCCCAGTATTTCTAATGAAATAATCCGCTCAACCCATCAGGCCCGGGTGCCTTAAGACCTCCCATGCTAAAAACAACCTTTCTTAACTCCTCctctttttttctctcctttgCTTTTTCCTCTGTAACTTCTTTTAATAGCTCATAATTTGTTTCTTTAATTACCATTCTTGGAATCttattgataattttttttcaaaatcctgCCTCTTTGTTGAATTGAAAAGACTCTAAAAATGGTTCTCAATGtattctattattttctattgTCCATTCAACCATTGTACTATACtatcttttaatttctctaCACAATTACTGTCTCTTCTCTGAATAGCAATCGCATGAAAGAATGCTGTGTTTTTGTTGGACTAAATACCCATTTTGGTCCCTAAGATTCACGCGATTACCTATTTTGGTCcctaaaattcaaaattacctATACTGGTCCTTCAGATTTAAGTTTAGGCACCAATGTGGTCCCTCGACTCTTTCCGGTGATGACTAGGCAAACGGAGTGCTCAGATGACACCCTTCCTGCCACGTTAGATGATGGGTAAACGACGTTGTTTATCCTTGGCACCCAAAAAAGTCAGAAATATCGTCGTTTTGTATATAAAGGGAGAAGAAACAATGGAGACCCAAAATAAAGTATTCATCTTTTTCTCTACCTCTACTATTCTTCATTTCTAACTTGTTTGGACAACAAAGGTAAACGATGTCGTTTACTCATCATCTAGCGTGGCAGGGAGGGTGCAATCTCAGCACTTCGTTTGCCTAGTCATCGTCGGAAAGAATTGAGGGACCATATTGGTGCCTAAACTTAAATCTAGAGGACCAATATGGGTAATTTTGAATTTCAGGGACCAAAATGAGTAATCGCGTGAATCTCAAGGACTAAAATGGGGATTTAGTCGTTTTTGTTGCCCCATCTTAGCCACTTTATTCTAGTTCGCTGTCCCTAGTATTTTTTCTCTCGCTTTCATAGTTTTGCTATCTCTTCTTTTAGTTCTAAAATCCTTTTCTGTTGCTCTTCTAAAATTTCTGATGCTTATAATCttctaagttttttttattctttgaatttttctatctgcccttttaaaaattatcttaCTCCAtgtcttgagtttttctttacagtttttaattttttttataatcttaCTCTAATTATCTCCATTTAATTTTTCCTATTCCAATTTTTTGTAACTACTTTCTCACAATTTTCGTGATCGACCCAATACGATTAAAACTTAAAGCTCTTGCCTGATTTGTTAACTAACACTAGTATTGGATCTTGACTAATGTTATCCATTGCAGGTCACAAGCCCAATAATTGATACACACAACATAGCCGCCGCCCCATTCTTCCCACCGGCCAATTGGGCATTGGCCAACTTGGATAAATTCCTACTCACCATTCTTATGTCACCATATCATTcttaatcttaaatttttagacttaaaaactaaaattaatagAAACCTATTATACTATTCTGTTTCTTTTAACTCTATTTTTAGTTTTCTGTTGGGAAATTTCTATTCTTGCATGTTATGCTGATCACTAGCATGGTTCATCTTATACTTCactttttgataaaaatatttaaaatgtctttttttaaatatgtcttttaataattaaaatttaacatatataatcgattaaattatattatttttgtcaaaattaagtcagacaaattaatttgaccgaaaaatagtaaatcaaattttgaattagtcgaaattaatatattttttataaataatgactacaatactcttattatagaaaataactacaatatttttattatatattttaattttgaaaatcttaaattctagctctttttttctctgtCATCATAAAGTTAGGATTtagagtttttaaaattaatatatatatatatatatatatatatatataagaatattttagtcattttttataataagaatattgtagttattttttataaaaaataatattaatttaaatcgaattaaaatttgatttattattggacaaattaatttatctgatctaattttaacaaaaatattacaatttaatcaattatatatattaaattttaattattaaaaaatatcttaaaaaaaagatatttttaacgTTTTTATTGGAATGACTCCCttattataattagttattacaCGTTATTTATTAACTTGCATTCAAGATCTATATATGTCGTGTGTCCACATAAAAGATACTAACTCTatgatataataaaaagttGCGTACATCTTTTGTTGGAAAACCTATTAccaataagaaataaaatatatctatCATTACCATGCTGAAATTAaatattcatttttatttttgccTACGAAATACCTACATTGTCTACCTAACATAATTCTTCGTAATAATCTACAGAATTGCCAAACAATTGATTGTTTCCATTCTTTTCCCCTAATCCTTCAATCCTGcaatactaataattaatagtTTTGATTTGTAATTTGTTATGGCCCGGCCCAAAATCAACACGGGCCGACCCGACCCGAGCAGTACTCGATCCGGACACGCGCTCcccaaccgacccggacacgcgtcctgtacaGCTCACACACGGCTGCAGGACAGCGTCCTTGGGAATATGGGCCTGTCCCAtgaggggcccactactgacatgtatataaggggaagattggctcttcccccgaggtacgtcacattCTCTCACCCCATTATTCTGCCCGCCTGCACattactgacttgagcgtcggagtgtctttgcaggtggcacccccctcgTCCGTTCACCAGCCCAAGTGCTCGTTAGCTCGGCAGACCCACAATCAGTGCGACCAGGACTAAGACATCCTCATCTATCCACCTTCGCATCTTCTGTTCACCCGACCTGTTCGGAAGCAGACGaacgaacattggcgccatcTGTGGGGACGTCTAAATGGAAGTTGCACTGGGTCCCGGCGACCAAGGCCGAGCTGCCGGAGCAGAGGGGGCAGCCTCCGTCGCCTCGCAAGGGGGGCGGCGAAGGTCCCCCCATCGACGCACGAGGACACGACCATTCGGGGGAACGGGCGGCGatagcgccataataatgcaagaGCTACGCCACCGAGTCCAGAACCTGGAGCGGCAGCTTGCCGACCGGGAGCGGGATGGACGCTCTACCGATCCGAGCTATACCCCGTCTCCCGGGAGCGAGGAGGAAGACTCTTACCGAAGCCGCCTGCGGACGGAAGTGGAGAGCTCGCGGGAGGAGTCACCCATAATGAGGAGACGAAATGACACGATCATTTACTCCCGCGGCGGACCGACCCATCGAGCGACAAGAGGTCGCGAAGACGGAAGAACACGACAACCCGTGATAATGGGCGCCACCCCGTTCCGCCGATCTATCCTCGAGGTCCGGTtgccgaaacacttcgacaagccaacggacatgaggtacgacggaACTCAAGACCCTCTAGAACACCTCACGGCCTTTGAGGCCAGGATGAATCTAGAGGGAGTAGGCGATGAAGTAAGATGCCGCGCCTTCCCGGTGACCCTAGCAGGACCAGCGATCagatggtttaacggcctccctCAAGGCTCCATCTACAATTTCTCAGACATCAGCCGCGCATTCCTGGCTCAATTTACAACGAGAATAGAAAAGGCCAAGCATCCTATCAACCTTCTCGGGGTAACCCAAAGACAAGGAGAGCCGACCAGGAGGTACTTagatcggttcaacgacgaatgcttggaaatcgacggcttaaccgactcggtggccagtctctgcctgacgaacggcctcctcaacgagaaCTTCTGAAAACATCTTACCACGAAGCCGGTTTGGACGATGCATGAAATCCAAACGGTGGCCAAAGAGTACATTAACGATgaggaagtcagccgagtcgtggctgccaataagCGGCAGTCCGGTTACGGCCAGGCTCGTCAGTTCGGTGGCAACGAGGAGAGAGCGAAAGAGAAGGCCAGGGAGGAGGCATCAAACAAAGCACCTAGGCCGTTCCCTCGAGTCGGGAAGTTTACTAACTACACTCCACTCGCCCTCCCCATCGTGGAAGTCTATCAACAAATAGCTGAAAAGGGAATTCTTCCGAAGCCCCGACCACTCAAGGACCGCACGGGTGGAAACAAGAACCTTTATTGCGATTACCATAAGGGATATGGCCATCAAACACAGGACTGTTTCGACCTGAAGGATGCATTAGAACAAGCAataagagaagaaaagctggcagCGTTCTCCCATCTCATCAGGGAGCCGAGAAGGCGTTATCGTGATCAAGACGAGGAAGGCAAGACACGCTCGGCCAAGCGGCGACAAGAGCCCGAAGACAGAGACCACGGCCTCACTGTAATAAACGTGGTAACGGCAAAGAACACTGCACCAAAGTCCCGATCGGCACACAAGAAAGACGCCAAGGTTCTGGCGATCTCTTCTCCACCGATGCAGAGTACCAAAAAACCTCCGTCCATTTCTTTTGGCCCAGAAGACCAATGGTTTAGCGACGCCCCGGAAAACCCTCCCATGGTCATAacggccagagtgggaaccggcctcgtcaaacggATCCTCGTCGACACAGGGGCTgattcaaacatcatgttccgcaacgtgTTCGACGCACTGGGGCTAAAAGACGCCGACCTGACGACTCACCAGCACGGGGTTATCGGGTtaggcgaccacttcatcaaaccaGACGGAGTCATTTCCCTACCAATCTCGGTGGGACAGGTGCAAGGCCGAAGGTCGGCGATGGCCGAGTTCGTAATCCTCCGAGATTCCACGGCCTACAACATCATCTTAGGAAGGAAAACAATCAATGATTTTGAAGCTATAATCAATACCAAGCTGCTGGTTATGAAGTTTGTCACCGATGATGGATCCATAGGGACCATAAGAGGAGACCTCGAGACGGCGGTCGCttgtgacaacgccagcctttccctcagaaagaagtccaaagaagcatcCGGCGTATTCCTAGCCGACCTTGATGCCAGAGTAGAGGACAAGCCGAGGCCGGAACCAGAAGGGGACCTGGAGAAATTTAGCATCGGTGACGAAGGGGAAAAGTTCACATTCGTTAACAAGAACCTCCCACATGA includes:
- the LOC130933748 gene encoding uncharacterized protein LOC130933748, producing MEVALGPGDQGRAAGAEGAASVASQGGRRRSPHRRTRTRPFGGTGGDSAIIMQELRHRVQNLERQLADRERDGRSTDPSYTPSPGSEEEDSYRSRLRTEVESSREESPIMRRRNDTIIYSRGGPTHRATRGREDGRTRQPVIMGATPFRRSILEVRLPKHFDKPTDMRYDGTQDPLEHLTAFEARMNLEGVGDEVRCRAFPVTLAGPAIRWFNGLPQGSIYNFSDISRAFLAQFTTRIEKAKHPINLLGPVWTMHEIQTVAKEYINDEEVSRVVAANKRQSGYGQARQFGGNEERAKEKAREEASNKAPRPFPRVGKFTNYTPLALPIVEVYQQIAEKGILPKPRPLKDRTGGNKNLYCDYHKGYGHQTQDCFDLKDALEQAIREEKLAAFSHLIREPRRRYRDQDEEGKTRSAKRRQEPEDRDHGLTVINVVTAKNTAPKSRSAHKKDAKVLAISSPPMQSTKKPPSISFGPEDQWFSDAPENPPMVITARVGTGLVKRILVDTGADSNIMFRNVFDALGLKDADLTTHQHGVIGLGDHFIKPDGVISLPISVGQVQGRRSAMAEFVILRDSTAYNIILGRKTINDFEAIINTKLLVMKFVTDDGSIGTIRGDLETAVACDNASLSLRKKSKEASGVFLADLDARVEDKPRPEPEGDLEKFSIGDEGEKFTFVNKNLPHELKEPLIEMIRANRDLFAWTPADMPGIDPQIISHHLAVKPEARPVAQRRRKMSAERAEEVAKQTAGLLEAGFIREVDYTTWLSNVVLMHSSTLRRGTGI